The proteins below are encoded in one region of Thermothelomyces thermophilus ATCC 42464 chromosome 1, complete sequence:
- a CDS encoding uncharacterized protein (Contains conserved domain SIR2-fam[cd01407], SIR2 family of proteins includes silent information regulator 2) — MLDSTEEIRVRTDEPPPPKRRRIAAPPKPRTTAYIDLEKRGVEEDENLQRLLSALRKKKKIVVIAGAGISVSAGIPDFRSSTGLFATLRGQHKLKASGKHLFDASVYKHDASTESFHTMVRELAQITSKAKPTPFHHMLASIAAEGRLLRMYSQNIDTLDTQMPPLATTVPLNTKGPWPTTVQLHGGLEKMVCTKCGHIEPFNASLFEGPEPPLCENCKEQDEVRTAFAGKRSHGIGRLRPRIVLYNEYNPDEEAIGNVSKADLRRVPDAVIVVGTSLKIPGVRRIVKEMCQLTRSRRDGLTAWINIDPEPQGAEFKDCWDLVVRAKSDDIAELVNLPRWDQQDIGDPKGYMVSGDEQKEKRCADSLKRDRVDVLLERKRSGGADKDGFVSPQASQTITDQTPRPLEQGSMPTPSGSPRALSPVSTAKPVAKGQSKQSTLTFGNGLPSKPTQPSKKAPAKRKSRQPRREPTKPKNRLDQTFRATKASAAAPLKDAQTPQKQPPSDPYSSDLSSPLDLPNDFVSLPSLRPENKVGKVAPLTILTKPPDADGYAAAWQPGRKGEDGTLTTPTEDSNAAAALGTISPRSKPRSMGHLID; from the exons ATGTTGGATTCCACCGAGGAAATCCGGGTGCGGACAGACGAGCCCCCGCCGCCCAAGCGCCGCCGCATTGCGGCCCCTCCCAAACCACGCACGACTGCCTACATCGACCTGGAGAAGCGCGGcgtggaggaggacgagaatCTCCAGAGGCTCCTGTCGGCTCtgcggaagaagaagaagattgTGGTCATTGCGGGCGCAGGCATCTCCGTTTCCGCAGGGA TCCCAGACTTTCGCTCGTCCACGGGCTTGTTTGCCACTCTCCGTGGACAGCACAAGCTCAAGGCGTCCGGGAAGCACCTCTTTGACGCGTCAGTGTACAAGCACGATGCGTCAACTGAGTCCTTCCACACCATGGTCCGTGAGCTGGCCCAGATCACGTCCAAGGCGAAGCCAACTCCCTTTCACCACATGCTCGCCTCAATCGCCGCCGAGGGGAGACTTTTGCGCATGTATAGCCAGAACATCGATACCCTCGACACCCAGATGCCGCCGCTGGCAACAACGGTTCCTCTGAACACCAAGGGACCATGGCCCACTACCGTCCAGCTTCACGGCGGGCTCGAGAAGATGGTTTGCACAAAGTGCGGCCACATAGAACCCTTCAATGCGTCTCTATTTGAGGGCCCGGAGCCCCCATTGTGCGAGAATTGCAAAGAACAGGACGAAGTACGGACCGCCTTTGCAGGAAAACGCAGCCACGGAATCGGCAGGCTCAGGCCCCGCATAGTCCTGTACAACGAGTACAATCCCGACGAGGAGGCTATCGGGAATGTGTCCAAGGCCGACCTGCGGAGGGTGCCCGACGCGGTTATCGTGGTGGGCACGAGTCTCAAGATTCCCGGAGTGCGGAGGATTGTCAAGGAAATGTGTCAGTTGACCCGGAGCAGAAGGGACGGCCTCACAGCGTGGATCAACATTGATCCAGAGCCCCAAGGCGCCGAGTTCAAAGACTGCTGGGATCTTGTCGTGCGCGCAAAGTCCGACGATATCGCAGAACTCGTCAACCTGCCGCGTTGGGACCAGCAAGACATAGGAGATCCCAAGGGCTACATGGTCTCGGGAGACGAACAGAAGGAGAAGCGGTGTGCAGACAGTCTGAAACGCGACAGGGTCGACGTCTTGCTCGAGCGCAAGCGCTCAGGAGGCGCAGACAAGGACGGGTTCGTCTCCCCGCAAGCGTCGCAGACGATTACGGACCAGACGCCGCGGCCGCTCGAGCAAGGAAGCATGCCCACCCCGAGCGGGAGCCCACGGGCTCTCAGCCCGGTTTCCACGGCCAAACCGGTGGCCAAGGGCCAGTCGAAGCAGAGCACCCTCACCTTCGGCAATGGCCTCCCTTCGAAACCTACCCAACCGTCGAAAAAAGCACCCGCCAAGCGGAAATCCCGCCAACCGAGGAGAGAGCCCACGAAGCCCAAAAACAGGCTGGACCAGACTTTCCGCGCCACAAAGGCCAGCGCTGCGGCGCCTCTCAAAGACGCCCAAACGCCACAGAAACAGCCCCCTTCCGACCCATACTCCTCAGACCTATCCTCCCCTCTCGACTTGCCAAACGACTTCGTCAGCCTGCCCTCGCTGCGTCCCGAAAACAAGGTCGGCAAGGTCGCCCCGCTCACCATCCTCACCAAGCCGCCAGACGCCGATGGGTACGCCGCGGCGTGGCAGCCGGGAAGAAAGGGCGAGGACGGCACGCTGACGACGCCTACCGAGGACTCGAACGCGGCAGCAGCCCTGGGGACCATCTCGCCTCGGTCGAAGCCCAGGAGCATGGGGCATCTTATCGATTGA
- a CDS encoding CDH1-like protein, with translation MSTSPDPGPVNGHTSPSPDEHSTHVADAAQSNSHLSDTQPSGVGGASPDSADDAGSADDEPEFAPDEQDDASHSSEHDAPDDADFNEEDSPASAQSNDASDRPVSASTAPKRKAAHILDDEYIRENPELYGLRRSSRPSQRRKVVESDGDEDESDSDVTPARRKSSNKRRRLERSQPTSKRGTPARQPSVDDSDSDTYGGAKARSFRKKVRRQQELQPTLALAEKRWSNRRAAQVSAGAYQESDVDDEEEDEVTPGYWAADLEDNSPYIEKILRHRPKEGVELSPESTRHDFEYYIKWQGKSHLHNTWETTESVAGFRGFRRLENYFKKTVEYELDLKFGGDEISPEQREQWLLDREREEEALDDYTKVERIVSVRDGENGMEYFVKWKGLQYDDCTWEDAALISSHAQDKIDQFLDRSTRSWQSDRKQANLDTRSRMTKLEKQPPYIKGGELREFQLKGLNFLALNWTRGNNVILADEMGLGKTVQTVSFLSWLRNDRGQEGPFLVVAPLSVIPAWCDTFNNWAPDLNYVVYLGPEAARANIREYELFIDGNPKKTKFNVLVTSYDYILADAETLKGIKWQVLAVDEAHRLKNRESQLYYKLNSFGIPCRVLITGTPIQNNLAELSALLDFLNPGKVLIDEELELLSSADNKDATDEEQNEARRLKTQEKLRELHSAIAPFILRRTKETVESDLPPKTEKIIRVELSDVQLEYYKNILTRNYAALRDASNGHKQSLLNIMMELKKVSNHPYMFQGAEERVLAGSTRREDQIKGLITSSGKMMLLDQLLAKLKKDGHRVLIFSQMVKMLDILGDYLRVRGYQFQRLDGTIPAGPRRMAINHFNAEDSEDFCFLLSTRAGGLGINLMTADTVIIYDSDWNPQADLQAMARAHRIGQKKPVSVYRLVAKQTIEEEVVNRARNKLFLEYLTIQAGVTDDGKALREQFKEKGLKIDEAKTAEDISMILKMRSQNLFEQSSNQEKLEQLDIDAILENAEVTKTDIDDKINLSSGGIDWDNWMQVTDVKFDHMNLDWDQIIPAEELAAVKAEEEKKKHEEYLAKAMEESAPRKAALKGSKKNAESDRADRLAKKRQREKQELEELEEQRALLSDPRRPLNEKETRNLIRAFFRYGFFEDREDEIVHDARLSDRDHDFLKSIIDDLVAVSKQAVEANNERLREEEERAGKPLAKKDKKAVLVDFGEVRKVNAETVVERPPQLRLLRRVLAEHGDVLSFRLPDASKAAQYTCEWGAREDGMLLVGINKYGFGAWTQIRDDPELQMHDKFFLEEHRVDKKEERRRADDKGIQSPGAVHLVRRSEYLLSVLMAKYSDDANAKKAVENHHRSKKLLTNGIRRGDTGSVSASPAPPMSKKPSQHRDRDHHRSYSNANDRSTPRPDKRKYNDDYDDRGPKHRRLEAEGRQEKKPKDKERPKMDPETMERYKRDRQRAVERFHELSKLRDDEIDSSDNTQLVWSVLRPLKANMERIMYSKERFPAAKERAKILGEEIRTFGSFLQNLRAENGADLDSLEPQFWEFLSSIWPIGEVKVSGKRLQRMFGDLIEKDKEKERLKREEERANELKRARNPDLEDGEIASDREERRPRDPYRDDRREERREERRDERRDDRREEPRRRNYYEDGDRLNFYRHRRPENNRNVPLRHPSWQSRSPPARHSPY, from the exons ATGTCAACATCCCCAGACCCTGGTCCGGTGAATGGACACACCTCCCCATCGCCGGACGAACATAGCACACACGTAGCGGACGCCGCCCAAAGCAATAGTCATCTGTCAGACACACAGCCTTCTGGTGTCGGTGGCGCATCTCCCGACTCTGCCGATGATGCCGGCTCCGCGGATGATGAGCCGGAGTTCGCCCCAGATGAGCAAGACGACGCGTCCCACTCGAGCGAACATGATGCCCCGGACGATGCAGATTTCAACGAGGAAGACAGCCCTGCCTCTGCTCAGAGTAACGACGCGTCTGATCGACCCGTGTCGGCCTCGACCGCCCCAAAACGGAAAGCGGCCCATATATTAGACGACGAATACATTCGGGAAAACCCAGAGTTGTATGGCTTGAGACGTAGT TCGCGTCCTTCGCAACGCCGCAAGGTG GTGGAGTCGGACGGTGATGAAGATGAATCAGACTCTGATGTTACTCCGGCCCGCCGAAAGTCGTCGAATAAGCGTCGCCGCCTCGAGCGCTCTCAGCCCA CTTCCAAGCGAGGCACACCAGCCCGTCAACCATCCGTCGACGATTCGGACTCCGATACGTACGGTGGCGCCAAGGCCCGCAGCTTCCGGAAAAAGGTTCGGCGGCAACAAGAGTTACAGCCTACACTGGCGTTGGCTGAGAAGCGGTGGTCGAACCGTCGGGCGGCCCAGGTCTCAGCCGGCGCCTATCAAGAAAGCGACGTGgatgacgaggaagaagacgaggTTACTCCCGGTTACTGGGCCGCCGATTTGGAGGATAACTCGCCGTACATTGAGAAGATTCTGCGCCATCGCCCCAAGGAAGGCGTCGAACTCTCACCCGAGTCCACGCGCCATGACTTCGAATACTACATTAAGTGGCAGGGCAAGTCACATCTCCACAACACCTGGGAGACAACCGAATCCGTCGCAGGGTTCCGCGGATTTCGCCGGCTCGAGAACTACTTCAAGAAGACGGTAGAGTACGAGCTAGACCTGAAGTTTGGTGGTGATGAAATCAGCCCCGAGCAACGCGAGCAATGGCTGCTCGATCGAGAGCGGGAAGAGGAAGCTTTGGATGACTACACCAAAGTCGAACGCATCGTCTCCGTTCGCGATGGTGAGAATGGCATGGAATATTTTGTCAAGTGGAAGGGGCTCCAGTATGACGACTGCACATGGGAGGATGCTGCCCTAATCAGCAGCCATGCCCAGGACAAAATCGATCAGTTCTTGGACCGGTCGACCCGTTCCTGGCAGTCTGATCGGAAGCAAGCAAATCTCGACACTCGCTCGAGGATGACGAAGTTGGAGAAACAACCACCTTACATCAAAGGTGGCGAGCTCCGTGAATTCCAATTGAAGGGCCTCAATTTCCTTGCACTCAACTGGACGCGCGGAAACAATGTCATCTTGGCTGACGAGATGGGCCTCGGCAAGACGGTCCAAACTGTCTCCTTCCTCAGCTGGCTCCGCAACGATCGTGGTCAGGAGGGGCCTTTCCTTGTCGTCGCACCCCTCAGTGTTATTCCCGCATGGTGTGATACTTTCAACAACTGGGCTCCGGATCTCAACTACGTTGTCTATCTCGGACCCGAGGCGGCTCGCGCCAACATTAGGGAGTATGAGCTCTTCATTGACGGGAACCCGAAGAAGACCAAGTTCAATGTTCTGGTCACCTCTTACGACTATATTCTCGCCGATGCGGAGACTCTCAAAGGCATCAAGTGGCAGGTTCTCGCTGTTGATGAAGCCCATCGTCTGAAGAACCGCGAGTCTCAGTTGTATTACAAGCTCAACAGCTTCGGGATTCCCTGCAGGGTTCTCATCACTGGCACGCCAATCCAGAATAATCTTGCCGAGTTGTCAGCACTTCTAGACTTCCTCAACCCAGGGAAAGTTCTGATTGACGAGGAGCTCGAGTTGCTCTCGAGTGCCGATAACAAGGATGCCACGGACGAGGAACAAAATGAAGCCAGGCGATTGAAGACCCAGGAGAAGCTTCGGGAGTTGCACAGCGCCATTGCCCCCTTCATTTTGCGCAGAACAAAGGAGACTGTCGAGTCAGACCTACCACCCAAGACTGAAAAGATCATCCGTGTCGAACTCTCAGATGTCCAATTGGAGTACTACAAGAACATCCTCACTCGGAATTATGCCGCCCTTCGCGATGCCAGCAACGGCCACAAGCAATCGCTGCTCAATATCATGATGGAGCTGAAGAAGGTCAGCAACCACCCGTACATGTTTCAGGGCGCCGAAGAGCGTGTACTGGCTGGGAGCACTCGTCGGGAAGACCAAATCAAGGGTCTGATCACAAGTAGCGGCAAAATGATGCTGCTGGACCAGCTTCTCGccaagctcaaaaaggacgGCCATCGTGTTTTGATCTTCAGTCAGATGGTTAAGATGCTGGACATCTTGGGTGATTATCTTCGTGTTCGCGGTTACCAATTTCAGCGATTGGACGGCACGATCCCTGCTGGCCCTCGTCGTATGGCCATCAACCATTTCAACGCCGAGGATAGCGAAGATTTCTGTTTCCTGCTCTCCACAAGAGCTGGCGGCCTCGGTATCAATCTGATGACTGCGGACACCGTCATCATCTACGACTCTGATTGGAATCCTCAGGCCGATTTGCAGGCAATGGCACGGGCTCACCGTATTGGACAGAAAAAGCCTGTTAGCGTGTATCGGCTTGTTGCTAAGCAGACCATTGAGGAAGAAGTTGTCAACCGGGCGCGTAATAAGCTTTTCCTCGAGTACCTCACCATACAGGCCGGTGTCACGGACGATGGCAAGGCCCTCCGCGAGCAGTTCAAGGAGAAGGGTCTGAAGATCGACGAGGCAAAGACTGCCGAGGATATTTCGATGATTCTCAAGATGCGTTCTCAAAACTTGTTTGAGCAGTCGAGCAACCAGGAGAAGCTCGAGCAGCTGGACATCGACGCGATTCTTGAGAATGCCGAGGTGACGAAGACCGATATCGATGACAAGATCAACCTCAGCAGCGGCGGTATCGATTGGGACAACTGGATGCAAGTAACGGATGTCAAGTTCGACCATATGAATCTCGACTGGGATCAGATCATTCCTGCCGAAGAACTTGCGGCCGTCAAGGCTgaagaggagaagaagaagcacgAGGAGTATCTGGCCAAGGCTATGGAAGAGAGCGCTCCCCGCAAGGCTGCGCTGAAGGGTTCCAAGAAGAACGCCGAGTCAGACCGCGCTGATCGCCTTGCGAAGAAGAGGCAACGCGAGAAACAGGAGCTGGAGGAGCTGGAGGAGCAAAGGGCATTGCTCTCAGATCCACGCCGTCCTCTTAACGAGAAGGAAACGCGCAATTTGATTCGCGCCTTCTTCCGTTACGGCTTCTTCGAGGACCGGGAAGACGAAATTGTTCACGACGCCCGCCTAAGCGACCGGGACCACGATTTCCTCAAGTCGATCATCGACGATCTTGTCGCTGTGAGCAAACAAGCGGTGGAGGCCAATAACGAGAGACTGCGCGAAGAAGAGGAGAGGGCAGGCAAACCTCTCGCGAAAAAGGACAAAAAGGCCGTGCTGGTTGATTTTGGCGAGGTTCGCAAAGTCAATGCGGAAACCGTTGTTGAACGACCACCCCAGCTTAGGCTCCTACGCCGTGTGCTCGCCGAGCATGGCGACGTCTTGTCATTCAGACTACCAGATGCCAGTAAAGCAGCGCAATATACCTGCGAATGGGGCGCGCGCGAAGATGGCATGCTGCTTGTCGGTATCAACAAGTACGGGTTTGGGGCCTGGACACAGATCAGGGATGATCCTGAGCTGCAGATGCATGACAAGTTCTTCTTGGAAGAGCACCGTGTTGACAAAAAGGAGGAACGCCGGAGGGCTGATGACAAGGGGATACAGTCTCCCGGGGCGGTTCATCTTGTCCGACGGTCCGAGTACCTCTTGTCAGTCCTGATGGCCAAGTACTCAGATGATGCCAACGCGAAGAAGGCGGTGGAAAACCACCACCGGAGCAAGAAGCTGTTGACAAACGGGATCCGCCGCGGGGACACCGGTTCGGTCTCGGCGTCTCCGGCTCCGCCCATGTCCAAGAAGCCGAGTCAACACCGTGACCGTGATCATCACCGGTCCTATAGCAACGCTAACGACCGCAGCACGCCTCGGCCTGACAAGCGCAAATACAACGACGATTACGATGATCGCGGCCCTAAACACCGAAGACTCGAGGCTGAGGGTAGGCAAGAGAAGAAGCCCAAGGACAAGGAGCGACCGAAAATGGACCCGGAGACTATGGAGAGATACAAGCGCGATCGCCAAAGAGCAGTTGAACGCTTCCATGAGCTGTCAAAGTTGCGTGACGACGAGATTGACAGCTCTGACAACACGCAACTGGTGTGGTCAGTTCTCCGGCCTCTCAAGGCGAACATGGAGCGCATCATGTACTCCAAGGAGAGGTTTCCGGCTGCAAAGGAACGGGCCAAGATCCTTGGCGAGGAGATCCGCACGTTCGGAAGCTTTCTCCAGAACCTGCGAGCGGAGAATGGGGCCGACCTTGACAGTTTGGAACCCCAGTTCTG GGAGTTCCTCTCCTCGATCTGGCCCATTGGCGAGGTGAAGGTCTCTGGCAAGCGACTTCAGAGGATGTTTGGAGACCTCATCGAAAAggataaagaaaaggagaggTTGAAGCGAGAGGAGGAGCGAGCCAACGAGCTCAAGCGTGCGAGAAACCCAGACTTGGAGGATGGCGAAATTGCGAGCGATCGAGAAGAACGCCGCCCCCGGGACCCTTACCGCGATGACCGGCGTGAAGAGCGCCGGGAAGAGAGGCGCGATGAGAGGAGGGACGACCGAAGAGAGGAGCCTCGGCGTCGCAATTACTATGAGGACGGTGACCGCCTCAACTTTTACCGCCACCGTCGGCCAGAGAACAACAGGAATGTTCCTCTCCGACACCCGTCGTGGCAAAGCCGGAGCCCACCAGCCCGCCATAGCCCTTATTAG